Proteins found in one Poseidonibacter antarcticus genomic segment:
- a CDS encoding ABC transporter ATP-binding protein, protein MNKESIINFENIYVSYELQPILEEINLKIKEGEHWTILGSNGSGKSTLIKLISNDLYPNTKYPHKKEIFGKARWSIFDLKKNLGIITNDLHNYFAMHGKFLTAYEVILSGYFSSVGVFSHQDFTQEQHEKALEVLEFLEISHMKDKKVHQMSTGQLRRCIIGRALIHKPKAFILDEPTVGLDIKSQDSFIKLIRKLSKKASIILVTHHIEEIFPEVSNVALIYNKRIYKQGLKKDILNSENLSEIFEIDIKLEEENNRYYIKSIN, encoded by the coding sequence TTGAACAAAGAATCGATAATTAATTTTGAAAATATTTATGTAAGTTATGAATTACAACCAATATTAGAAGAAATAAATCTTAAAATAAAAGAAGGTGAACATTGGACTATATTAGGTTCAAATGGAAGTGGTAAATCTACTTTAATAAAACTAATTTCAAATGATCTATATCCAAATACTAAATATCCACACAAAAAAGAGATTTTTGGAAAAGCAAGATGGAGTATTTTTGATTTAAAGAAAAATCTTGGAATTATTACAAATGATTTACATAATTATTTTGCTATGCATGGAAAGTTTTTAACAGCATACGAAGTAATTTTAAGTGGATATTTTAGTAGTGTTGGTGTTTTCTCTCATCAAGATTTTACGCAAGAACAACACGAAAAAGCATTAGAAGTTTTAGAGTTCTTAGAAATCTCACATATGAAAGATAAAAAAGTTCATCAAATGAGTACAGGACAATTAAGAAGATGTATTATAGGTCGGGCATTAATTCATAAACCAAAAGCATTTATATTAGATGAACCAACTGTTGGACTTGATATAAAATCACAAGATAGCTTTATAAAACTAATTCGTAAGCTTTCTAAAAAAGCTTCAATTATTTTAGTTACTCATCATATTGAAGAAATATTTCCAGAGGTTTCAAATGTTGCATTGATATACAATAAAAGAATTTATAAACAAGGTCTTAAAAAAGATATTTTAAATTCAGAAAATCTTTCAGAAATTTTTGAGATTGATATTAAACTTGAAGAAGAAAATAACAGATATTATATTAAAAGTATAAATTAA
- a CDS encoding bifunctional diguanylate cyclase/phosphodiesterase: MSLSKQLYIITAFIFFMIFTGNFIISVKNTKEYLELESITKAQDTATSLGMSIKTLLKDKEDSEVKSMISAIADSGFYKEIRLENAYFTVTQSQLIEANLDLDNSSWEISNLKIDPSFGKIEKVISDSEIAQELSALENEEAPIIENQEDSYTYIPSKRYKNGGNIIFNFTATNKIGKKINTSSIINMHKVITKVTRPIKFDYVPNWFINMIPINLQEKSSQISDGWQTTAIIYVSANSGDAYAKLYEQVKSALIYAIIAFIISMTILFTFVQYILKPLKRIEKLANDISIGKFGVIKKLPWTTEIKHVAIAMNDMSSKIESIINRLNNNLENSTKRLSHDELTGLSLKQNFETDMKSMFIHKSTGYIFIIKIFDLATFAKSHTNKEVNNFIKEFANNLTKISMENKKITAYRFFGSEFALIGESFSYEDTIKFTKLLQNNLEELTIKFNKKDIAHIGATPFNPIGTIPQMLQTANEAYQKATLIGTNEAYLGDSNDLSRDMQSWKELIFDIIDNSKFSVKYIGDAKLLDNSDKLVMQEAFTSTKDKEGIDIPIGTFVSIAEKYEKVIDFDKKVITKVINHILVKKVKHNISINLSLESINNTAFIAWIENIVLKHKKIANQLVFSITAYAVAKDMDKFKFFADEIHKCGAKIIIKRFESKFIPLNNIKDFNLDYIRLARNYTSNICNDNSKQSFVESIQELSTLLNIKVLAENVEDQEDLEIIKKFKLYGASR; the protein is encoded by the coding sequence ATGTCTTTATCAAAACAACTATACATAATAACAGCTTTTATTTTTTTTATGATTTTTACGGGTAATTTTATTATCAGTGTCAAAAATACTAAAGAATACTTAGAATTAGAATCTATCACTAAAGCGCAAGATACAGCTACATCTTTAGGGATGAGCATTAAAACATTATTAAAAGATAAAGAAGATTCAGAAGTTAAATCGATGATATCAGCAATTGCAGATAGCGGATTTTATAAAGAGATTAGACTAGAGAATGCCTACTTTACTGTAACACAATCACAACTAATCGAAGCTAATTTGGACTTAGATAATTCTTCATGGGAAATATCTAATTTAAAAATTGATCCATCATTTGGTAAAATAGAAAAGGTTATATCTGATAGTGAAATAGCACAAGAACTATCTGCTTTGGAAAATGAAGAAGCCCCTATTATTGAAAATCAAGAAGATTCTTACACTTATATACCAAGTAAACGATATAAAAATGGTGGTAATATTATATTTAATTTTACTGCAACAAATAAAATTGGTAAAAAAATTAATACAAGTTCAATAATAAACATGCATAAAGTTATTACAAAAGTAACAAGACCTATTAAATTTGATTATGTTCCAAATTGGTTTATAAATATGATTCCAATTAATCTTCAAGAAAAAAGTAGTCAAATTAGTGATGGATGGCAGACAACTGCTATTATTTATGTTAGCGCAAATTCAGGTGATGCTTATGCAAAATTATATGAACAAGTTAAAAGTGCACTAATCTATGCAATAATTGCATTTATAATATCTATGACTATTTTATTTACATTTGTTCAATATATTTTAAAACCATTAAAAAGAATAGAAAAACTTGCAAATGATATTTCTATTGGTAAATTTGGGGTAATAAAAAAACTTCCATGGACTACTGAAATTAAACATGTAGCAATTGCAATGAATGATATGTCTAGTAAAATTGAATCAATTATAAATAGATTAAATAATAACCTAGAAAATAGTACAAAAAGATTATCACACGATGAGTTAACTGGACTTAGTTTAAAACAAAACTTTGAAACTGATATGAAAAGTATGTTTATTCATAAATCAACAGGATATATTTTTATAATTAAAATATTTGATTTAGCAACTTTTGCAAAATCACATACAAACAAAGAAGTTAATAACTTTATAAAAGAGTTTGCAAATAATTTAACTAAAATATCTATGGAAAATAAAAAAATAACCGCTTATAGATTTTTTGGTTCTGAATTTGCATTAATTGGAGAAAGTTTTTCTTATGAAGATACTATAAAATTTACTAAACTTTTACAAAATAATTTAGAAGAATTAACTATTAAATTTAATAAAAAAGATATCGCACATATTGGAGCTACTCCTTTTAATCCAATTGGTACAATTCCACAAATGTTACAAACAGCCAATGAAGCTTATCAAAAAGCTACATTAATAGGAACAAATGAAGCTTATCTTGGAGATTCAAATGATTTATCACGAGATATGCAATCATGGAAAGAGTTAATCTTTGATATTATTGATAATTCAAAATTTAGTGTTAAATATATTGGTGATGCAAAATTATTAGATAATTCAGATAAATTAGTTATGCAAGAAGCATTTACAAGTACTAAAGATAAAGAGGGTATAGATATACCTATTGGTACATTTGTTTCAATTGCTGAAAAATATGAAAAAGTAATTGATTTTGATAAAAAAGTAATTACGAAAGTAATTAATCATATTTTAGTTAAAAAAGTTAAGCATAATATATCAATAAATTTATCATTAGAATCAATAAATAACACTGCTTTTATTGCTTGGATTGAAAATATCGTATTAAAACATAAAAAAATTGCTAATCAATTAGTATTTTCAATTACTGCTTATGCTGTTGCAAAAGATATGGATAAATTTAAATTTTTTGCAGATGAAATACACAAATGTGGTGCAAAAATTATTATTAAAAGATTTGAAAGTAAATTTATTCCCTTAAATAATATTAAAGATTTTAATCTTGATTATATTAGGCTAGCTAGAAATTATACTTCTAATATTTGTAATGATAACTCAAAACAAAGTTTTGTTGAATCTATCCAAGAGTTATCAACACTTTTAAATATTAAGGTATTAGCTGAAAATGTAGAAGATCAAGAAGATTTAGAAATCATTAAAAAATTTAAACTTTATGGAGCAAGTAGGTAG
- a CDS encoding transglutaminase-like cysteine peptidase, whose amino-acid sequence MKKVLLISFLILSFITISTIASRTFFISKSKLNSISIKYGKNAKLRVEKWDAMLQTSKNKKILHKLKNVNDFFNKIKYKTDSRHWHKKDYWATPFEFMGTAAGDCEDYAIAKYFSLRKIGVPDSKLRITYVKYKRIHSKFEQAHMVLTYYHKANSTPIILDNINKKLKLATRRKDLKPIYSFNASGLWQAKNKGSIRIGKNNLRSWKNLMNRI is encoded by the coding sequence TTGAAAAAAGTATTATTAATATCTTTTTTGATTCTTTCCTTTATTACTATTTCCACCATTGCATCAAGAACATTTTTCATATCTAAATCAAAACTTAACTCTATTTCAATTAAATATGGTAAAAATGCAAAATTACGCGTAGAGAAATGGGATGCAATGCTTCAAACTTCAAAAAATAAAAAAATATTACACAAGTTAAAAAATGTAAATGATTTTTTTAATAAAATTAAATATAAAACTGACTCAAGACATTGGCATAAAAAAGATTATTGGGCAACTCCATTTGAATTTATGGGAACTGCTGCAGGAGATTGTGAAGATTATGCAATAGCTAAATACTTTAGTCTTAGAAAAATTGGAGTACCTGATAGTAAACTTAGAATCACTTATGTAAAATATAAAAGAATTCACAGTAAATTTGAACAAGCACATATGGTATTAACTTATTATCATAAAGCAAATTCTACTCCTATTATATTAGATAATATAAATAAAAAATTAAAACTTGCAACTAGAAGAAAAGATTTAAAACCAATTTATAGTTTTAATGCAAGCGGATTATGGCAAGCTAAAAATAAAGGTTCAATTAGAATAGGGAAAAATAATCTCAGATCTTGGAAAAATCTAATGAATAGAATTTAA
- a CDS encoding MFS transporter — translation MFKSILPLSSIIALRFLGLFLVLPVISVYAMNLEGSTTTLVGIVIGGYALTQMIFQVPFGVMSDKLGRKGTIVMGLILFAIGSLICAISTDIYTLMLGRLLQGAGAIGAVVTAMISDLVKEEQRPKAMAMMGMSIAGAFAISMVAGPTLGAAFGIESLFYITMVLALVSIFVLLKKVPNPPHITHTYNKKANLGEILLNANSIKMNITNFLQKGLMTFAFMIIPMVLIKNFSWELSELWKVYVPAMIFGVLAMGPAAVFAEKKGKFKEILIIGIIFFAISYLVIGFSSSATVFAIGVVIFFIGFNMHEPIMQSLASKFAKVHQRGLVLGIFNSFGYLGTFLGGVIGGIFYEDVSLSTLVIVIAVICLLWAILIVTMPNPEKKKFIYLPIDEYNLDNSSKLEKADIDEWYINNTEKIIAIKYDNDKISEDEIKNLLK, via the coding sequence ATGTTTAAATCAATTTTACCACTTAGTTCAATTATTGCACTAAGATTTTTAGGTTTATTTCTAGTTTTACCAGTTATTTCTGTATATGCTATGAATTTAGAAGGTTCTACAACTACTCTAGTTGGAATCGTAATTGGTGGTTATGCACTTACTCAAATGATTTTTCAAGTTCCATTTGGAGTTATGAGTGATAAGCTAGGAAGAAAAGGAACAATTGTAATGGGATTAATCCTTTTTGCTATTGGTTCTTTAATTTGTGCAATATCAACAGATATTTATACTTTGATGTTGGGTAGACTTTTACAAGGTGCAGGTGCTATTGGTGCTGTTGTAACTGCAATGATTAGTGATTTAGTAAAAGAAGAACAAAGACCAAAAGCAATGGCTATGATGGGTATGAGTATCGCAGGTGCTTTTGCTATATCAATGGTTGCTGGTCCTACTTTAGGTGCTGCTTTTGGTATTGAGTCATTATTTTATATAACGATGGTTTTAGCTTTAGTTTCAATTTTTGTTTTATTAAAAAAAGTACCAAATCCACCACATATTACACACACTTACAATAAAAAAGCAAATTTAGGTGAAATACTTTTAAATGCCAATTCAATAAAAATGAATATTACAAACTTTTTACAAAAAGGTTTAATGACGTTTGCATTTATGATTATTCCAATGGTTTTAATCAAAAACTTTTCTTGGGAATTATCAGAATTATGGAAAGTTTATGTACCTGCAATGATTTTTGGGGTTTTAGCAATGGGTCCTGCTGCTGTATTTGCTGAGAAAAAAGGTAAATTCAAAGAAATTTTAATTATTGGTATTATATTTTTTGCAATCTCTTATTTAGTAATTGGTTTCTCAAGTTCTGCTACTGTATTTGCTATTGGTGTTGTTATTTTCTTTATTGGATTTAATATGCACGAACCAATTATGCAATCACTTGCATCAAAATTTGCAAAAGTACATCAAAGAGGTTTAGTTTTAGGAATCTTTAATTCATTTGGTTACTTAGGAACTTTCTTAGGTGGTGTTATTGGTGGTATTTTCTATGAAGATGTTTCTTTATCAACACTAGTTATTGTAATTGCAGTTATTTGTTTATTATGGGCAATTTTAATTGTAACTATGCCAAATCCAGAAAAAAAGAAATTTATCTACTTACCAATTGATGAATATAACTTAGATAATAGTTCTAAATTAGAAAAAGCAGATATTGATGAATGGTATATAAATAATACTGAAAAAATTATCGCTATTAAATATGATAATGATAAAATTAGTGAAGACGAAATTAAAAATTTACTAAAATAA
- a CDS encoding valine--tRNA ligase, translating to MSEKYEPSKVEDSYYKIWEDRGYFEIEGNKDIQELDENGKAKTFSIMMPPPNVTGSLHIGHALTFTLQDIITRYKRMDGFKTLWQPGTDHAGIATQNVVEKQLLAEGTTKEEIGREKFLERAWLQKETSGGNIVHQMRKLGVTPAWKRERFTMDEGLKEAVKEAFVSLYNEGHISQNNYMVNWCTHDGALSDIEVEHEEVNGKFYTMIYKFADGSGQLEVATTRPETYFGDTAIMVHPDDSRYSDIVGKEVLLPLTNRKIKVITDTHVDMEFGTGVVKVTPAHDQNDYEVGKRHDLEFIKVFDEQGILNDYCGEFKGLERLEARPIIVKALQDAGYIIKIEDHVHQVGHCYRCKNIVEPFISQQWFLDEKVAKSSIEKTKAHNNFHPQHWINSYTAWMDELRPWCISRQLWWGHRIPVFTCTSCNHEWADKRDEPGVCPKCGSKHITQDPDVLDTWFSSALWAMSPLGWGNNGKLEDLYNESDMKDFYPNSLLITGFDIMFFWVARMMMMGDHFTGELPFKDIYMHALVRDETGAKMSKSKGNVIDPLDMVEEHSADIIRFTLAYLAVQGRDIKLGAKNLEQFRNFTNKLYNATNFLQLNVDTFADLKDIEIKTPLGKYMQSRLSHAVDEVRESLEAFKFNESASILYKFVWTEFCDWGIEYSKGSKESIIELGAIFKETLKMVSPFMPFISDYLYHKLSGTSLEEGDKSLMICNFPKEIKKDEQIEAMFAIIEEAITALRRAKVVIDMGNSKIAKAYIKLDKQIDIDIAKPFIEKLGKVENIEFVDAKVENSITDVSDNLEVYLPTSEIDMSPIIDKLTKQQAKTQKEFDKLNGMLSNERFVANAPESVVLENKQALVDAQTKLEKIKSELEAIS from the coding sequence ATGAGCGAAAAATACGAACCATCAAAAGTAGAAGATAGTTACTATAAAATCTGGGAAGATAGAGGCTATTTCGAAATTGAAGGAAATAAAGATATACAAGAACTAGATGAAAATGGAAAAGCTAAAACTTTTTCAATTATGATGCCACCACCAAATGTAACAGGAAGCTTACATATAGGTCACGCACTTACATTTACACTTCAAGATATTATCACAAGATATAAAAGAATGGATGGTTTCAAAACTCTTTGGCAACCAGGAACAGACCACGCAGGAATTGCAACACAAAATGTTGTTGAAAAACAACTTCTAGCTGAAGGTACTACAAAAGAAGAAATAGGACGTGAAAAATTTCTTGAACGAGCTTGGCTACAAAAAGAAACTTCAGGTGGAAATATCGTTCACCAAATGAGAAAACTAGGAGTTACTCCTGCTTGGAAACGTGAAAGATTTACAATGGACGAAGGTCTAAAAGAAGCAGTAAAAGAAGCTTTTGTATCTTTATACAACGAAGGACATATTTCTCAAAACAACTATATGGTTAACTGGTGTACACACGATGGTGCATTATCAGATATTGAAGTTGAACACGAAGAAGTAAATGGTAAGTTTTATACTATGATTTACAAATTTGCTGATGGTTCAGGGCAACTAGAAGTTGCAACAACAAGACCTGAAACATACTTTGGTGATACTGCTATTATGGTTCATCCTGATGATTCAAGATATTCAGATATTGTAGGAAAAGAAGTATTATTACCACTAACTAATAGAAAAATCAAAGTTATTACAGATACTCATGTTGATATGGAATTTGGAACAGGTGTTGTAAAAGTAACGCCAGCACATGATCAAAATGATTATGAAGTAGGTAAAAGACACGATTTAGAATTTATCAAAGTATTCGATGAACAAGGTATTTTAAATGATTATTGTGGAGAGTTTAAAGGTTTAGAAAGACTTGAAGCTAGACCAATTATTGTAAAAGCTTTACAAGATGCTGGTTATATTATAAAAATTGAAGACCATGTTCATCAAGTAGGGCATTGTTATAGATGTAAAAATATTGTTGAACCTTTTATTTCTCAACAATGGTTTCTAGATGAAAAAGTTGCAAAATCTTCAATAGAAAAAACAAAAGCTCATAATAATTTTCATCCACAACATTGGATTAATTCATATACAGCATGGATGGATGAGTTAAGACCTTGGTGTATCTCTAGACAATTATGGTGGGGACATAGAATTCCTGTTTTTACTTGTACTTCTTGTAATCACGAATGGGCTGATAAAAGAGATGAACCTGGAGTTTGTCCAAAATGTGGTTCAAAACATATAACACAAGATCCTGATGTACTTGATACGTGGTTCTCTTCTGCTTTATGGGCAATGTCACCACTTGGTTGGGGAAACAATGGTAAATTAGAAGACTTATATAATGAATCTGATATGAAAGATTTCTATCCAAATTCATTGCTTATTACTGGTTTTGATATTATGTTCTTTTGGGTTGCTAGAATGATGATGATGGGAGATCACTTTACAGGTGAATTACCATTTAAAGATATTTATATGCATGCATTAGTTAGAGATGAAACAGGTGCAAAAATGTCTAAATCAAAAGGAAATGTAATTGACCCACTTGATATGGTTGAAGAGCATTCTGCTGATATTATTAGATTTACACTTGCATACTTAGCTGTTCAAGGTAGAGATATTAAACTAGGTGCTAAAAACTTAGAGCAATTTAGAAACTTTACTAATAAACTTTACAATGCGACAAATTTCTTACAGTTAAATGTTGATACATTTGCTGATTTAAAAGATATTGAGATTAAAACTCCTCTTGGAAAATATATGCAAAGTAGATTATCTCATGCAGTTGATGAGGTAAGAGAATCACTAGAAGCATTCAAATTTAATGAATCTGCTTCAATTCTTTACAAATTTGTATGGACTGAATTTTGTGATTGGGGTATTGAGTATTCTAAAGGTTCAAAAGAATCTATTATAGAACTTGGTGCAATTTTCAAAGAAACTCTTAAAATGGTAAGTCCATTTATGCCATTTATTTCTGATTATTTATATCATAAACTATCAGGAACTTCATTAGAAGAGGGTGATAAATCATTAATGATTTGTAACTTCCCAAAAGAAATAAAAAAAGATGAGCAAATTGAAGCTATGTTTGCTATTATTGAAGAAGCAATTACAGCACTTAGACGTGCAAAAGTTGTTATTGATATGGGTAACTCAAAAATTGCAAAAGCTTATATCAAATTAGATAAACAAATTGATATTGATATTGCAAAACCATTTATTGAAAAACTTGGAAAAGTTGAAAATATTGAATTTGTAGATGCTAAAGTTGAAAACTCAATTACAGATGTATCTGATAATTTAGAAGTATATCTTCCTACAAGTGAAATTGATATGAGTCCAATTATTGATAAATTAACTAAGCAACAAGCTAAAACGCAAAAAGAATTTGATAAACTAAATGGAATGTTATCAAATGAAAGATTTGTAGCAAATGCTCCTGAATCAGTTGTTCTTGAAAATAAACAAGCATTAGTAGATGCACAAACAAAATTAGAAAAAATTAAAAGTGAATTAGAGGCTATTTCTTAG
- a CDS encoding efflux RND transporter permease subunit has protein sequence MFDKVLKFFVENSRVNYTLFILVFAIGIWSYTKTPKEIFPSFELDMISIKGSYSGASVDILDKMAVVEIEDNIKNIDSVDTMTTVISPGSFSIVLELKKGKNKYNEADKVKDAIALIKTNLPSDMDEPTVNVLNRSRSLIDVTLTSKKYSTDELKPFADTLKSQILGITGIDDVTIFGDSDKYFEVLIDDKKIDALNLNKSEVFTAISTLSYIFPVGKIEDPKKHYYISTYNGAKNAKDFGNTLIKLSNTNIYVKDIAQISKKYEDSSTLYSFNGQNALSLAIEQSDTSDAIVLAQKIKNLLPEVNKKNPDITITIADDNSERITDRLNIVVSNILLGIILITILVMILINFRMSAIIALGIPTSFVIAAIYMYFSGYSINMISLVGVLIAIGIVVDDAIVVSENIQQHIEEGLSPKEAAVKGASEMVKPVTIASLTTLFSFLPVLMISGTMGEVMKLIPIALSALVVASLIESFIFLPIHAAHTLKTGAKVTSWEKANKVYNLIIHFFMKWKKTFLTIFIILVPLATFMEIKSSKFQMFPNFDATDVKISMKANANTTLEESFKIVQEIEKDLIQKRDEFAIRSIDSVAGYRKDTGNNTENFPYVMYMTVELQKLKAANFLDRYITPYLSFYYDEEGRTRTLKSKEIARNLQKFLEEQNYKEKYNLEEIGVLEQRVGPIKADVKIGLVSPDSQMIIKAIDELTLEVNKLNGITSVSNSLKFGIDEIKLKVNQYGQTLGITESFIGSYLSNLYLLKKKGVSFDEKEMLDIKIESKNKDDFEAFKNTQIPLSDGTYVALDQIVELNTIRAFEQLIKDQGEKNFYIFANVDPDIITSTEVLEKLQPLLNKLKEDGIKLIFKGEAQKKAELKRDMLLASALAIVLIMLSMLYLFNSFRETFIVMSIIPFSILGVLVGHKMMGLNLSMPSMIGALGLAGVVINDGIIMMTYLKKAENLEEIFLRATKRFRPIIITSITTLIGMSSLIFFPTGQAVIFQPIAIALGFGLAWGTILNLIYLPVLYTITHKLRKENISKV, from the coding sequence ATGTTTGATAAAGTTTTAAAATTTTTTGTAGAAAATTCAAGGGTTAATTATACTCTTTTTATATTAGTATTTGCTATAGGTATTTGGTCTTATACTAAAACTCCTAAAGAGATATTTCCAAGTTTTGAATTGGATATGATTTCAATAAAAGGTTCATATAGTGGAGCTTCTGTCGATATTCTAGATAAAATGGCTGTTGTTGAAATTGAAGATAATATAAAAAACATTGATAGTGTTGATACTATGACAACTGTTATTAGTCCTGGTTCTTTTAGTATTGTTCTAGAATTAAAAAAGGGCAAAAACAAGTATAATGAAGCAGATAAAGTAAAAGATGCTATTGCACTTATTAAAACAAATCTACCATCAGATATGGATGAACCAACTGTTAATGTCCTTAATCGTTCAAGATCACTAATAGATGTAACTCTTACTTCTAAAAAATATTCAACAGATGAATTAAAACCTTTTGCAGATACTTTAAAAAGTCAAATTCTTGGAATTACAGGAATAGATGATGTTACAATTTTTGGAGATTCAGATAAATATTTTGAAGTTTTAATTGATGATAAAAAAATAGATGCATTAAATTTAAATAAAAGTGAAGTTTTTACAGCAATTTCAACTTTATCTTATATCTTTCCCGTTGGTAAAATAGAAGATCCCAAAAAGCATTATTATATTTCTACATACAATGGTGCAAAAAATGCAAAAGATTTTGGAAATACATTAATTAAATTATCTAATACTAATATTTATGTAAAAGATATTGCTCAAATTTCAAAGAAATATGAAGATTCTTCCACGCTTTATTCTTTTAATGGACAAAATGCACTTTCACTTGCTATTGAACAATCTGATACTTCAGATGCAATAGTTCTTGCACAAAAGATTAAAAATTTATTACCAGAGGTAAATAAGAAAAACCCTGATATTACGATAACAATTGCGGATGATAATAGTGAAAGAATTACAGATAGATTAAATATAGTTGTGTCAAATATTTTATTAGGAATTATACTAATTACTATTTTGGTAATGATTTTAATCAACTTTAGAATGTCTGCAATTATCGCACTTGGTATTCCAACATCATTTGTAATCGCAGCTATTTATATGTATTTTAGTGGTTATTCAATAAATATGATTTCACTTGTTGGAGTTTTAATTGCAATTGGTATTGTCGTAGATGATGCTATTGTTGTAAGTGAAAATATTCAACAACATATAGAAGAAGGGTTATCACCTAAAGAAGCTGCTGTAAAAGGTGCTAGTGAAATGGTTAAACCTGTAACCATTGCATCTCTTACTACACTATTTTCATTCCTTCCTGTATTAATGATTAGTGGAACAATGGGTGAAGTTATGAAGCTTATTCCTATTGCACTTAGTGCCTTGGTTGTGGCTTCTTTGATTGAATCATTTATTTTCCTTCCAATTCACGCAGCACATACTCTAAAAACTGGTGCAAAAGTTACTTCTTGGGAAAAGGCAAATAAAGTATATAATTTGATTATTCACTTTTTTATGAAATGGAAAAAGACATTTCTTACTATTTTTATAATACTTGTTCCTCTTGCAACATTTATGGAAATTAAAAGTTCAAAATTCCAAATGTTTCCAAATTTTGATGCAACTGATGTGAAAATTTCTATGAAAGCAAATGCAAATACTACACTTGAAGAGTCTTTTAAAATTGTTCAAGAAATAGAAAAAGATTTAATACAAAAAAGAGATGAATTTGCTATACGAAGTATTGATTCTGTTGCAGGATATAGAAAAGATACAGGGAATAATACAGAAAACTTTCCTTATGTTATGTATATGACTGTTGAACTTCAAAAACTAAAAGCAGCTAACTTTTTAGATAGATATATTACTCCTTATCTTAGTTTTTATTATGATGAAGAAGGAAGAACAAGAACCCTAAAATCAAAAGAAATTGCACGTAATCTACAAAAGTTTTTAGAAGAACAAAATTATAAAGAAAAATATAATTTAGAAGAAATTGGTGTCTTAGAGCAAAGAGTTGGACCTATAAAAGCTGACGTAAAAATAGGATTAGTTTCACCAGATAGTCAAATGATTATAAAAGCAATAGATGAATTAACTTTAGAAGTTAATAAACTCAATGGAATTACATCAGTTTCAAACTCATTAAAATTTGGAATAGATGAAATTAAATTAAAAGTAAATCAATATGGACAAACACTAGGAATAACAGAATCATTTATAGGTTCATATCTTTCAAATCTTTATTTATTAAAGAAAAAAGGTGTATCTTTTGATGAAAAAGAGATGTTAGATATAAAAATAGAATCAAAAAACAAAGATGATTTTGAAGCTTTTAAAAATACACAAATACCTTTAAGTGATGGTACTTATGTAGCTTTAGACCAAATAGTTGAACTTAATACTATTAGAGCATTTGAACAACTTATAAAAGACCAAGGTGAAAAGAACTTTTATATTTTTGCAAATGTAGACCCTGATATTATAACTTCTACTGAAGTACTTGAAAAATTACAACCATTATTAAATAAGCTAAAAGAAGATGGAATTAAATTAATATTTAAAGGTGAGGCACAAAAGAAAGCAGAATTAAAAAGAGATATGCTTTTAGCTTCAGCACTTGCTATTGTTCTTATTATGCTATCTATGCTTTATTTATTTAACTCTTTTAGAGAAACATTTATTGTTATGAGTATTATTCCTTTTTCAATTTTAGGTGTATTAGTAGGTCATAAAATGATGGGATTAAACTTATCTATGCCTTCAATGATTGGGGCTTTAGGATTAGCTGGTGTTGTTATTAATGATGGAATTATTATGATGACATATCTTAAAAAAGCAGAGAATCTAGAAGAGATATTTTTAAGAGCTACTAAAAGATTTAGACCGATTATTATTACATCAATTACAACACTAATAGGAATGAGTTCACTTATATTCTTTCCAACAGGTCAAGCTGTTATTTTCCAACCAATTGCAATTGCTTTAGGTTTTGGACTTGCTTGGGGAACGATTTTAAATCTTATTTATTTACCCGTACTTTATACAATCACACATAAATTAAGAAAAGAAAATATAAGTAAAGTTTAA